Proteins from one Oscillatoria nigro-viridis PCC 7112 genomic window:
- a CDS encoding IS607 family transposase codes for METQSDVTLSIGEAAKELGISTKTLRRWTDAGKIKFERSPTGQRRFYLTDIKRITPRDLNQADDRITINYARVSSHDQKEDLKRQAAVLESFSAANGWQFETIQDLGSGLNYKKKGLTKLLKRIMSGEVGRLVVTHKDRLLRFGSELVFAMCEEFECEVVIVNKSPDELSFEQELVQDMIELIQVFSARLYGARSHKNKKLIDGIAKAVEDVK; via the coding sequence TTGGAGACTCAATCAGACGTGACACTCTCAATCGGGGAAGCGGCTAAGGAGCTTGGTATTTCGACAAAGACGCTGAGACGCTGGACTGATGCAGGCAAGATTAAGTTTGAGCGCTCTCCCACGGGACAGAGACGCTTCTACCTTACCGATATCAAGCGAATTACTCCCAGAGACTTAAACCAGGCAGACGATCGAATCACTATCAACTATGCCAGAGTTTCTAGTCATGACCAAAAAGAAGATTTAAAGCGTCAAGCTGCTGTTTTGGAATCGTTTAGCGCTGCCAATGGCTGGCAATTTGAAACAATTCAAGACTTAGGCTCTGGACTTAATTACAAGAAAAAAGGACTGACAAAACTACTCAAACGAATCATGTCCGGTGAGGTTGGCAGACTTGTTGTTACTCACAAAGACAGGCTTCTAAGGTTTGGTTCCGAGTTAGTTTTCGCAATGTGTGAGGAATTTGAATGCGAGGTAGTAATAGTCAATAAATCGCCGGATGAATTGAGTTTTGAACAGGAATTAGTTCAAGATATGATTGAATTAATTCAGGTTTTTAGCGCTAGACTTTATGGCGCTAGAAGTCACAAAAACAAAAAACTGATTGATGGTATAGCTAAAGCAGTGGAGGACGTAAAATAA
- a CDS encoding RNA-guided endonuclease InsQ/TnpB family protein — MLLSFKTELKPNNRQVTLFRQHCGVARHAYNFGNAIIQEALQLREADKTIKIPSAIDLHKRLVAEIKPANPWYYQSSKASPQQALAEVRTAWDRCFKKVSKQPRFKKKGKSKDSFYLEQGTKAKPGISNDGKRVKLPKIGWVRLHEPLPITATHNCVISRTADKWFIAIKYEIEQPPIPLNRPSIGVDIGIKELAVTSDGKVFANPKAYRKMSKKMKRLQRSVSRKVKGSKNRTKAVRKLAKLHSRISFIRKDAIHKLTNHLAKNHSVIKIENLNVKAFLKNHKLAGAIADCGMYEFKRQLEYKTEKFSSQLILVDRFFPSSQICSNCRNHRHKMPLKNRVYVCPDCGHTEDRDLNAAKNIERWFEGIHIPIRSD, encoded by the coding sequence ATGCTACTCAGTTTCAAGACGGAATTAAAACCTAACAATAGACAGGTGACTCTATTCCGTCAACACTGTGGAGTAGCCAGACACGCTTACAATTTTGGCAATGCTATTATTCAGGAAGCTTTACAACTTAGAGAGGCTGATAAAACAATCAAAATTCCCTCTGCTATTGACTTGCACAAACGTCTAGTCGCTGAGATTAAACCAGCTAATCCCTGGTATTATCAAAGCTCCAAAGCAAGTCCACAACAGGCTCTGGCAGAGGTAAGGACGGCATGGGATAGATGCTTCAAAAAAGTCTCTAAACAGCCTAGATTCAAGAAGAAAGGCAAGTCTAAAGACAGTTTTTATCTTGAGCAAGGCACTAAAGCAAAACCTGGTATCAGCAATGATGGTAAGCGAGTTAAACTCCCTAAAATTGGTTGGGTGCGATTGCACGAACCTCTCCCCATTACGGCTACTCATAATTGCGTAATTAGTCGCACTGCCGACAAATGGTTCATAGCCATCAAGTATGAGATTGAACAGCCACCAATACCTCTAAATCGCCCCTCTATTGGTGTTGATATTGGTATTAAGGAATTAGCTGTCACCAGTGACGGAAAGGTTTTTGCTAACCCCAAAGCTTACCGCAAAATGAGTAAGAAAATGAAGCGATTGCAGCGCTCTGTTAGTCGCAAAGTTAAAGGCTCAAAGAACAGAACTAAGGCAGTTAGAAAGCTGGCAAAACTGCATTCTAGAATTTCATTCATCCGCAAAGATGCTATTCATAAACTCACCAATCATCTCGCTAAAAACCACAGCGTGATTAAAATTGAGAATTTGAACGTCAAAGCATTTTTGAAAAATCACAAATTGGCGGGTGCGATTGCCGATTGTGGAATGTACGAATTTAAGCGACAACTTGAATATAAAACTGAGAAATTTTCTAGTCAGTTGATTTTAGTTGACCGCTTCTTTCCTAGTTCTCAAATCTGTTCAAATTGTAGGAATCACCGCCACAAAATGCCATTAAAGAATCGAGTCTATGTATGTCCTGATTGCGGTCATACAGAGGACAGAGACTTGAACGCAGCTAAAAACATTGAGCGATGGTTTGAAGGAATTCACATTCCGATTCGCTCAGATTAA
- a CDS encoding calcium-binding protein codes for MATSNNSFTTAIETSLQNVYSILNNFAKGDDFVAKVQSIFGTNFDAGKLEEIRQQWINSDFASLPAIEIRTGSEVKGANAAYAGSNNTIYVSENFLTQNTDNLQGITSVLLEEIGHSVDWSINTSDTPGDEGEFFSNIVQEIDLSVGHIQDLKQENDSVLLNLGGSLLQGEKSGTVYDPIEITKLLAFGTNNPSSPNYNPHIDENPQPSIAYDMNHYMNNGAGRYAYPSLFGAVSDFFKASDIQPGEYKYTAEEYISNGDPEVRITSGSGLDFLEDRDFKLIVSQYGTDIFSDDHNDRSFIFGTTPFQITSITFQVDDIGSGGLMQNRYIKEMKVKPMFDGFGFKSDNLAAQVLNQTIFEPLLNPYNLQHGTVNPKYPDYRLIVMNFTGNDGKSYNNYNSSNFHDDDLKSSNVSVTGGIRGDGADNAKNLAGIAKLGAAGGISYLYNIASDPFLSYKRGDLQVIYGTPGDDNRDRFSVKPLPHLVPLSGYLIVGGAGNDTLKGDLFGDEIQAGDGNDYGEGGLGDDTFYGSSGNDTYDDDGLIGILPSGNDYFEGASGDDKFYGASGNDTAYGEADNDSLYGENGEDLLYGGDGNDYGEGGSNNDKFYGGAGNDTYDDDGLIGALTDSGNDYFEGASGDDKFYGASGNDTAYGEADNDSLYGENGEDLLYGGDGNDYGEGGSNNDKFYGGTGNDTAYGGDDNDDLRGDEGSDDLRGENGNDSLYGGQDNDSLYGGDGEDELRGEQGADDLRGENGNDSLYGGTENDSLYGGQGEDKLYGEEGDDDLKGEENNDSLYGGTGKDTLNGGTGNDDLRGEQGDDLLKGEAGNDTLYGGEDQDQLYGGLNADLLYGEAGSDQLFGEDGDDILDGGSQNDILIGGSGDDKLYGRADNDIIQGNEGEDYAEGGSGRDFIQGNEGNDILYGQDGSDTVEGNADDDFIDGGSGQDSLLGNTGDDRIYGQAGNDVIQGNENNDWLEGGDGQDIIDGGADDDDIYGQAGEDNLFGSQGQDYIDGGDGKDTLFGGFDDDVLLGQAGDDTLNGNAGNDELFGGTGNDSLIGEIGDDLIDGGEGVDLVNYRNSPRGVIVNIDENSDYDNNTNQRFKEFVTAVNPSEYYTELERDFEIAAGTGKDGFGTTDALRNLEDIIGTRFEDILIGNEKDNRIWALEGNDLLIGNAGNDSFYGGEGIDVLSYRRDPNGVSVNLQTGDAIDGWGDQDKITGIENVAGSRHDDNITGDDTVNVITGDAGDDRIYGLGGNDKLYGEFGNDLIYGGEGGDSIYGNQDRDTLYGEAGQDYIRGGDADDLIYAGSDDDTVAGDAGYGNDTIFGETGKDLLYGGAGDDFIYGGEDKDTIYGEGENDKLYGEGDTDLIYGGTGDDELSGGDDQDTLIGEAGNDTLAGDAGDDTLDAGTGNDYLYGGTGKDTLNAGLGNDQLYGGDDADILLGKEGDDNLFGEAGDDTLDAAEGNDQLYGGDGKDILDAGIGNDQLWGGQDDDTLYAKAGDDKLFGEAGNDSLNAAEGNDSLYGGDGKDFLDAGIDNDYLWGGQDDDTLSAQAGDDYLFGEGGNDSLDAAAGNDSLYGDSGKDFLNAGAGNDYLWGGQDDDTLSAQAGDDYLYGENGDDILDAGEGNDSLYGDDGKDILDAGSDNDYLWGGQGDDTLSAKAGDDNLFGESGNDILDAAEGNDSLYGGDGKDTLFGQAGNDLLQGGFGDDSLLAGDGNDTAL; via the coding sequence ATGGCTACTTCTAACAACTCTTTCACAACCGCGATCGAAACTTCTCTGCAAAATGTTTACAGCATTTTAAATAATTTTGCCAAGGGTGATGATTTTGTTGCCAAAGTTCAAAGTATTTTCGGCACAAATTTTGATGCTGGTAAGTTAGAAGAAATCCGCCAGCAGTGGATTAATAGCGATTTTGCATCTTTGCCTGCGATCGAAATTCGCACTGGTTCTGAAGTCAAAGGGGCTAATGCTGCTTATGCGGGTTCAAATAACACCATTTATGTTTCCGAAAACTTTCTGACCCAAAATACTGATAATCTTCAAGGAATTACCAGTGTTTTATTGGAAGAGATTGGTCATTCGGTAGATTGGAGTATTAATACTTCTGATACTCCTGGGGATGAAGGGGAGTTCTTTTCTAATATTGTACAAGAGATTGATTTGAGTGTTGGTCATATTCAGGATTTGAAGCAAGAGAATGATTCTGTTTTATTGAATTTGGGCGGGAGTTTGCTCCAAGGAGAGAAATCCGGCACAGTATACGATCCTATCGAAATCACTAAGCTTTTAGCATTCGGAACAAATAATCCATCATCACCAAACTACAACCCACATATTGACGAAAATCCTCAACCAAGTATCGCTTATGATATGAATCATTACATGAATAATGGTGCAGGGCGCTATGCTTATCCATCATTATTTGGTGCTGTTTCCGATTTTTTTAAAGCTTCCGACATTCAACCCGGCGAATATAAATATACAGCCGAAGAATATATTAGCAATGGCGATCCAGAGGTTAGGATAACGAGTGGTAGTGGGCTAGATTTCTTGGAAGATCGAGATTTTAAACTTATTGTTTCTCAATATGGCACTGATATTTTCAGTGACGATCATAATGACCGTTCTTTCATTTTCGGAACAACCCCATTTCAGATAACATCTATAACATTTCAGGTTGATGATATTGGGTCTGGGGGATTGATGCAGAATAGATACATTAAAGAAATGAAAGTCAAACCTATGTTTGATGGTTTTGGCTTTAAATCGGACAATCTTGCTGCTCAAGTTCTTAACCAAACAATATTTGAACCTTTGCTCAATCCTTATAATTTACAGCACGGGACAGTAAACCCTAAGTACCCAGATTATCGGTTAATAGTCATGAATTTTACTGGTAATGATGGAAAGTCTTATAACAATTATAACTCCTCTAACTTTCATGATGATGATTTAAAATCGTCGAATGTGAGTGTTACAGGAGGAATTCGTGGTGATGGCGCAGATAATGCAAAAAATTTGGCTGGAATAGCAAAACTTGGTGCTGCTGGAGGAATATCTTATCTCTATAATATCGCCTCCGATCCTTTCTTGTCTTATAAACGTGGCGATCTGCAAGTGATTTACGGTACTCCTGGAGACGACAATCGTGACAGATTCAGTGTGAAACCGCTCCCGCATTTGGTTCCCTTGTCTGGTTATCTCATAGTCGGTGGCGCAGGCAATGATACGCTAAAAGGCGATCTGTTTGGTGATGAAATTCAGGCAGGTGATGGGAATGATTATGGAGAAGGAGGTTTGGGAGATGATACGTTCTATGGTAGCTCAGGCAATGATACCTATGACGATGATGGATTAATTGGTATTTTACCCTCTGGAAATGACTACTTTGAAGGTGCATCAGGAGACGACAAATTCTATGGTGCTAGCGGAAATGATACTGCCTATGGTGAAGCTGACAATGACAGTCTCTATGGTGAGAATGGCGAAGACCTCCTTTACGGTGGCGATGGCAATGACTACGGTGAGGGTGGTTCTAACAATGATAAATTCTATGGTGGTGCGGGTAATGACACCTATGATGATGATGGATTAATTGGTGCCTTAACCGATTCAGGAAATGACTACTTTGAAGGTGCATCAGGAGACGATAAATTCTATGGTGCTAGTGGAAATGATACTGCTTATGGTGAGGCTGACAATGATAGTCTCTATGGTGAGAATGGCGAAGACCTCCTTTACGGTGGCGATGGCAATGACTACGGTGAGGGCGGTTCTAACAATGATAAATTCTACGGTGGCACTGGTAATGATACAGCTTACGGTGGCGATGATAATGACGACCTCCGAGGTGATGAAGGCAGTGACGATTTAAGAGGAGAAAACGGCAACGACTCTCTCTACGGCGGTCAAGATAACGACAGTCTCTACGGTGGCGATGGTGAAGACGAACTTCGCGGCGAACAAGGTGCCGATGACCTCCGAGGAGAAAATGGCAACGACTCTCTCTATGGCGGAACCGAAAATGATTCCTTGTACGGCGGTCAAGGTGAAGACAAACTCTACGGCGAAGAAGGAGACGATGACTTAAAAGGAGAAGAAAACAACGATTCTCTTTACGGCGGAACTGGCAAAGATACCCTCAATGGGGGCACTGGAAATGACGACTTGCGAGGCGAACAAGGCGATGATTTACTAAAAGGAGAAGCCGGAAACGACACTTTATACGGTGGCGAAGACCAAGACCAACTTTACGGTGGATTAAATGCCGACTTACTCTACGGCGAAGCAGGTAGCGACCAACTTTTCGGTGAAGATGGCGACGACATCCTCGACGGTGGCAGCCAAAACGATATCCTCATCGGAGGCAGCGGCGATGACAAACTCTACGGCCGCGCCGACAACGACATCATCCAAGGCAACGAAGGCGAAGATTACGCCGAAGGTGGCAGCGGCCGCGACTTCATCCAAGGCAATGAAGGCAACGACATCCTCTACGGACAAGATGGCAGCGACACGGTAGAAGGCAACGCCGACGACGACTTCATCGATGGCGGCAGCGGCCAAGACTCGCTTCTGGGCAATACCGGAGATGACAGAATTTACGGACAAGCCGGCAACGATGTCATTCAAGGGAACGAAAATAATGACTGGCTGGAAGGTGGCGACGGCCAAGACATTATTGATGGCGGGGCCGACGACGATGATATTTACGGACAAGCTGGCGAAGACAATCTTTTCGGCAGTCAAGGTCAAGACTACATCGATGGTGGCGACGGCAAAGATACCCTGTTTGGCGGCTTCGATGACGACGTACTTCTAGGCCAAGCGGGCGATGACACTCTCAACGGCAACGCTGGCAACGACGAATTATTTGGCGGTACTGGCAATGACTCGTTAATCGGAGAAATCGGCGATGATTTAATAGATGGGGGAGAAGGAGTCGATCTCGTTAATTACAGAAATTCCCCCAGGGGCGTTATCGTTAATATTGACGAAAATAGCGACTACGACAACAACACCAACCAACGTTTCAAAGAATTCGTCACTGCAGTTAATCCCAGCGAATACTACACGGAACTCGAACGGGATTTTGAAATTGCGGCCGGTACCGGTAAAGACGGTTTTGGCACTACCGATGCTTTGAGAAACTTAGAAGATATCATCGGTACTCGCTTTGAAGACATCTTAATTGGCAACGAAAAAGATAACCGAATTTGGGCATTAGAAGGCAACGATTTATTAATTGGCAATGCCGGCAATGACTCATTTTACGGGGGAGAAGGTATCGACGTTCTCAGCTACCGCCGCGACCCGAATGGCGTTAGTGTCAATTTACAAACAGGCGATGCTATTGACGGCTGGGGCGACCAAGACAAAATTACTGGCATTGAAAACGTCGCCGGTTCTCGGCATGACGATAATATTACCGGCGACGATACCGTTAACGTTATCACTGGCGATGCTGGGGACGATCGCATTTACGGACTCGGTGGCAACGACAAACTCTACGGCGAATTCGGCAACGACCTAATCTACGGCGGCGAAGGTGGCGACAGCATCTACGGCAACCAAGACCGAGACACCCTATACGGTGAAGCCGGTCAAGACTACATCCGAGGTGGCGATGCCGACGACTTAATCTACGCCGGTAGCGATGACGACACCGTTGCCGGAGACGCCGGCTACGGCAACGACACAATTTTTGGCGAAACAGGCAAAGACTTACTCTACGGTGGCGCTGGCGACGATTTTATCTACGGCGGCGAAGACAAAGACACCATCTACGGCGAAGGCGAAAACGACAAACTCTACGGAGAAGGAGACACCGACCTCATCTACGGCGGCACCGGCGACGACGAACTCTCCGGCGGCGACGACCAAGACACCCTCATCGGCGAAGCCGGCAACGACACTCTCGCAGGCGATGCAGGCGACGACACCCTAGACGCCGGAACTGGCAACGACTACCTCTACGGCGGTACCGGCAAAGACACCCTAAATGCCGGCCTCGGCAACGACCAACTTTACGGCGGCGACGATGCCGACATCCTCCTCGGCAAAGAAGGCGACGACAACCTGTTTGGCGAAGCGGGCGACGACACCCTCGATGCAGCCGAAGGCAACGACCAACTTTACGGTGGCGACGGCAAAGACATTCTCGATGCCGGAATTGGCAACGACCAACTTTGGGGTGGTCAAGACGATGACACTTTATATGCCAAAGCAGGCGACGACAAACTGTTTGGCGAAGCGGGCAACGACTCACTCAACGCAGCAGAAGGAAACGACAGTCTCTACGGCGGCGACGGCAAAGACTTCCTCGATGCCGGAATTGACAACGACTATCTCTGGGGTGGTCAAGACGACGATACTTTATCAGCCCAAGCTGGCGATGACTACCTGTTTGGCGAAGGCGGTAACGACAGCCTCGATGCAGCCGCAGGCAACGATTCCCTTTACGGCGATAGTGGCAAAGACTTTCTCAATGCTGGCGCAGGCAACGATTATCTCTGGGGTGGTCAAGACGACGACACTTTATCAGCCCAAGCTGGCGACGACTACCTCTACGGCGAAAACGGCGATGACATCCTCGATGCTGGCGAAGGCAACGATTCCCTCTACGGCGACGACGGCAAAGACATTTTAGATGCCGGAAGTGACAATGACTATCTGTGGGGAGGTCAAGGCGATGACACTTTATCAGCCAAAGCCGGCGATGACAACTTGTTTGGGGAATCTGGCAATGACATCCTCGATGCAGCAGAAGGCAACGATTCCCTCTACGGCGGCGACGGCAAAGATACCCTGTTCGGTCAAGCTGGCAACGACTTATTGCAAGGCGGTTTCGGCGACGACTCACTCTTAGCAGGCGACGGCAACGATACCGCTCTATAA
- a CDS encoding DUF1822 family protein: MNNTTAGTQSLPMPITQKAIRLAWQFASEQRHPQRVEQIYLNTLALLAVRDYLTILDIETELTQCDSWNPVIRMFEDVADLYIKGLGKIECRPIRSLHQNGENCKENSSANLPEMCHIPIEAREARIGYIVVEIDPDEKEAILLGFSPTAETGELVLSDLNSLDDFLIHLEHLSESLENLSESNVNLRQWLENIFTSDWESVESIFYPQPETSPVKIENPVKSNLGNWFKNVAETGWQKIEQGKKSLEDLLFPDENPNFAFRAGGNSRAESALQGSQSSINRFPEADVTRAKLIDLGMGLGRTSVALLVAIAEESDRRIKVRIQLRPAVNQKFLPPELKLALLSDTGETLQQAESTAQSSIIEMKDFKVLPQTNFSVRVAIDNLSIQENFVV; this comes from the coding sequence ATGAACAATACTACTGCCGGAACCCAATCATTGCCAATGCCAATTACCCAAAAGGCAATTCGTCTAGCATGGCAATTTGCTTCGGAACAGCGTCATCCGCAAAGAGTAGAACAGATTTATCTCAACACTTTAGCTTTGCTCGCCGTTCGGGATTACTTAACAATCTTGGATATTGAAACTGAATTGACTCAATGCGATAGCTGGAATCCAGTAATTAGGATGTTTGAGGATGTGGCAGATTTGTATATTAAAGGGTTGGGAAAAATTGAGTGTCGTCCAATTAGGAGCCTACATCAAAATGGAGAAAATTGCAAGGAAAATTCCTCTGCAAATTTACCGGAAATGTGCCATATTCCTATCGAAGCTAGGGAGGCACGCATTGGTTATATTGTAGTAGAAATTGATCCGGATGAAAAGGAAGCAATCTTGCTGGGATTTTCCCCAACTGCGGAGACGGGCGAATTAGTATTGAGCGATTTAAATTCCCTGGATGACTTCTTGATTCACCTCGAACATTTGTCGGAATCTCTAGAAAATTTATCTGAATCTAACGTCAATCTGCGTCAGTGGTTGGAGAATATTTTTACATCAGATTGGGAGTCGGTTGAATCGATATTTTATCCACAGCCGGAGACTTCCCCGGTGAAAATAGAAAATCCGGTTAAATCTAATTTAGGCAATTGGTTTAAGAATGTTGCAGAAACAGGTTGGCAGAAAATTGAGCAAGGTAAAAAAAGTTTAGAAGACCTACTTTTTCCTGACGAAAACCCCAATTTTGCCTTCCGAGCAGGTGGAAATTCGAGAGCCGAATCTGCCTTGCAGGGCAGTCAAAGCAGCATCAATAGGTTTCCCGAAGCTGATGTGACTCGGGCTAAATTGATTGACTTGGGCATGGGTTTGGGAAGGACGAGCGTTGCTTTGTTGGTGGCTATTGCCGAAGAGAGCGATCGACGAATCAAAGTTCGCATTCAGTTGCGCCCCGCCGTTAATCAAAAGTTTCTGCCGCCAGAACTCAAATTAGCGCTGCTGTCGGATACTGGGGAAACTTTACAGCAGGCAGAATCAACGGCTCAAAGTAGTATTATCGAAATGAAGGATTTTAAAGTTTTACCACAAACTAACTTTAGTGTCAGAGTGGCGATCGACAATTTGAGCATACAGGAAAATTTTGTTGTATAA
- a CDS encoding CHAT domain-containing tetratricopeptide repeat protein, with product MLRVVNLDFGLGNLIEGFPYVTARLDIQKSNRKFQSSLGPAPRVKELYEKRKFIYEMLYSGRAEPRIEIVESGVNNFSDATLADIDGGLKENFNQWLSSSEFFNKIEKTLRTELHPSDRIQIFIESDNLDILLLPWESWQFYEDFPYCETIGSTLEYPNAAPKAVTGGLLRTSQLRILGVLGNSRGINVKKDEKQLRRQLGDRCYIKFLDEPEPEELNNNLVDEKGWQILFFAGHSDSDDNAQNGRLYINQKPYHNTITIADLKECLKKAIDRGLHLLIFNSCKSLALARDLAAEGVSLPPMIVMREPVPDKVAHEFLKFFLKYLIEGEILFVAVRKAKDELKRFEKSSGFPAGASGIPMLCQHPNFEAFTVLELERDRPVPADDAAGDRQNNQPLIIPIDWMQRAAKSLGITAISYMLMGPILGRVVNEIGKTSHHQGQLLIAERCYQLATLLNLNYATPHYNLAMLYDGLNEKDRAQKSMKDAARRGSAEANSQLSRSLILNNQPQEALKFIARCLEHTEYDGVKAACFKNRGWVRLAQKQYEAAEADLRIAIGFRGNSPEAQCLLAEVLEIKGKQQEALEAWNQALKYSDYRVPKQDECMRIAQQRLQAKGNIK from the coding sequence ATGCTCAGGGTAGTTAACTTAGACTTTGGATTGGGAAACTTAATCGAAGGATTTCCCTATGTCACAGCCAGGTTAGATATTCAAAAATCAAACAGGAAATTTCAAAGTAGCTTAGGGCCTGCTCCTAGAGTTAAAGAGCTTTATGAAAAACGGAAATTTATTTATGAGATGCTTTACTCTGGTAGAGCCGAACCTCGCATCGAAATTGTTGAATCCGGGGTCAACAATTTCTCAGATGCCACTCTAGCGGATATCGATGGAGGTTTAAAAGAAAATTTTAATCAGTGGCTCAGTAGTAGCGAATTTTTCAATAAAATAGAAAAAACGCTCAGAACAGAATTACATCCCTCCGATCGGATTCAGATATTTATTGAAAGCGATAATCTTGATATATTGCTGCTGCCTTGGGAGTCGTGGCAATTCTACGAAGATTTCCCTTACTGTGAAACAATTGGGAGTACATTAGAATATCCAAACGCAGCTCCTAAAGCTGTCACAGGAGGATTGCTCAGAACATCTCAACTCAGAATTTTAGGTGTTTTGGGAAATAGTAGGGGTATCAATGTTAAAAAAGATGAAAAACAACTTAGACGACAACTGGGCGATCGCTGCTATATCAAATTTCTTGACGAGCCGGAACCAGAAGAATTAAATAACAATCTTGTAGATGAAAAAGGCTGGCAAATTTTATTTTTTGCCGGACACAGTGACAGCGATGATAATGCACAAAATGGGCGACTGTATATCAATCAAAAACCTTACCACAATACTATCACAATAGCCGACTTAAAAGAATGCCTAAAAAAAGCTATTGACCGAGGGTTGCACTTGTTAATTTTTAATTCTTGTAAGAGTTTAGCATTAGCACGAGATTTAGCGGCTGAAGGTGTTTCTTTGCCACCAATGATTGTGATGCGGGAGCCAGTACCAGACAAAGTAGCTCATGAGTTTTTAAAGTTTTTTTTGAAATATTTGATTGAAGGAGAAATATTGTTTGTCGCAGTGCGTAAAGCTAAGGATGAACTGAAAAGGTTTGAGAAATCTTCTGGATTTCCGGCTGGTGCGAGTGGGATTCCGATGCTTTGTCAGCATCCAAATTTTGAAGCATTTACTGTGCTGGAATTAGAGCGCGATCGCCCTGTTCCGGCAGATGATGCGGCGGGCGATCGCCAAAATAACCAACCCTTAATTATTCCAATTGATTGGATGCAGCGGGCGGCAAAAAGTTTAGGTATTACCGCTATCAGTTATATGTTAATGGGCCCGATACTTGGCCGCGTTGTCAATGAAATAGGAAAAACCAGCCACCATCAGGGTCAACTATTAATCGCGGAAAGATGCTACCAATTAGCAACTTTACTAAATTTAAATTATGCCACGCCTCATTATAACTTAGCTATGTTGTATGATGGCTTGAATGAAAAAGATCGCGCGCAAAAATCAATGAAGGATGCAGCGCGGCGGGGTTCGGCTGAGGCGAATTCTCAATTATCTCGATCGCTGATTCTCAACAATCAACCTCAAGAAGCTTTAAAATTTATTGCTCGCTGTTTAGAACATACTGAATACGACGGAGTAAAAGCCGCTTGTTTTAAAAATCGCGGCTGGGTGCGGTTGGCACAAAAGCAATATGAGGCTGCTGAAGCAGATTTAAGAATAGCAATAGGATTCAGAGGCAATAGCCCTGAAGCTCAATGTCTCTTAGCAGAGGTACTTGAAATCAAAGGTAAGCAGCAAGAAGCCTTAGAAGCCTGGAATCAGGCGCTTAAATATTCTGATTACCGCGTACCGAAACAAGATGAATGTATGCGAATTGCCCAGCAACGTTTACAAGCAAAAGGAAATATCAAGTGA